One region of Chryseobacterium sp. C-71 genomic DNA includes:
- the pfkA gene encoding 6-phosphofructokinase translates to MNESAVKKIAVLTSGGDSPGMNAALRAVVRTANYYNIECYGVREGYNGLIHDDFLKMGPRSVKNIINQGGTILKSARSKEFMTKEGRQKAYDNCVKYGIEALVCIGGDGTFTGAKIFNEEFGIRVIGVPGTIDNDIFGTDNTIGFDTALNTAMDAIDKIRDTATSHNRVFFVEVMGRDAGFIALNSGLATGALDILIPERKDSMEELFTNFRNAEKTGKSSSIVVVAEGEKLANIYELAEQTKKEFPDYDIRVAILGHIQRGGSPSCADRVLASRLGFGAVTGLMVGENNVMAGMRSNEIVYTPIEDAIKKHNEINKDLLLISEILAI, encoded by the coding sequence ATGAATGAAAGTGCTGTAAAAAAAATTGCAGTTCTTACTTCGGGAGGAGACTCTCCGGGGATGAATGCAGCATTAAGAGCGGTCGTAAGAACCGCAAATTATTATAATATCGAATGTTACGGAGTGAGAGAAGGCTACAATGGTCTTATTCATGATGATTTCCTGAAAATGGGACCTCGTTCTGTGAAAAATATAATCAACCAGGGTGGAACTATTCTAAAATCTGCCCGTTCTAAAGAGTTTATGACCAAAGAAGGTCGCCAAAAAGCCTATGACAATTGCGTGAAATACGGAATTGAAGCTTTGGTGTGTATCGGAGGAGACGGAACGTTCACAGGAGCAAAGATTTTCAATGAGGAATTCGGAATCCGTGTAATTGGTGTACCCGGAACAATCGACAATGACATCTTCGGAACAGACAATACGATTGGTTTCGACACAGCTTTGAACACGGCAATGGATGCGATTGATAAAATTCGTGATACGGCAACTTCTCACAACAGAGTTTTCTTTGTTGAGGTGATGGGTCGTGATGCAGGTTTTATTGCTTTAAACAGCGGATTGGCTACTGGTGCTTTGGATATTCTCATTCCTGAAAGAAAAGACAGTATGGAAGAGCTTTTTACAAACTTCAGAAACGCAGAGAAAACAGGAAAATCTTCCAGCATTGTTGTTGTTGCAGAAGGTGAAAAGTTGGCAAACATCTACGAACTGGCAGAGCAGACCAAAAAAGAGTTTCCGGATTATGATATTCGTGTGGCTATTTTAGGTCACATTCAAAGAGGTGGATCGCCGAGTTGTGCAGACCGAGTTTTAGCGAGCAGATTGGGATTTGGTGCCGTAACAGGATTGATGGTAGGAGAAAACAATGTGATGGCAGGAATGCGTTCAAACGAAATTGTTTACACACCTATTGAAGATGCCATCAAAAAGCATAACGAAATCAATAAAGACCTTTTACTGATTTCAGAAATTTTAGCAATCTAA
- the gap gene encoding type I glyceraldehyde-3-phosphate dehydrogenase, protein MSTIKVGINGFGRIGRLVFRAMTERDNIEVVGINDLINAEYMAYMLKYDSVHGIFPGEVSVEGNDLVVNGKKIRVTAERDPNNLKWNEIGADYIVESTGLFLDKESATAHINAGAKKVILSAPSKDDTPMFVMGVNHSELTDDIKILSNASCTTNCLAPLAKVIHDNFGIVEGLMTTVHATTATQKTVDGPSVKDWRGGRAALNNIIPSSTGAAKAVGKVIPSLNGKLTGMSFRVPTVDVSVVDLTVRIEKAASYEEICAVIKAASEGELKGILGYTEDAVVSQDFIGDKRTSIFDKDAGIMLSPNFVKLVSWYDNEMGYSNKLVDMLIHASSLTK, encoded by the coding sequence ATGTCAACAATTAAAGTAGGTATTAACGGGTTTGGTAGAATCGGTCGTCTTGTTTTCAGAGCAATGACTGAAAGAGACAACATCGAAGTCGTTGGTATCAATGACCTTATCAATGCAGAATACATGGCTTACATGTTAAAATATGATTCTGTACACGGTATTTTCCCAGGAGAAGTTTCTGTAGAAGGTAATGACCTTGTAGTAAACGGTAAAAAAATCAGAGTTACTGCAGAAAGAGATCCAAACAACTTGAAATGGAACGAAATCGGTGCAGATTACATCGTAGAATCTACTGGTTTATTTTTAGATAAAGAAAGTGCTACGGCACACATCAACGCGGGTGCAAAAAAAGTAATTCTTTCTGCTCCTTCTAAAGATGATACGCCAATGTTTGTAATGGGTGTAAACCACAGCGAACTTACTGACGATATAAAAATCTTATCAAACGCATCATGTACTACAAACTGTTTAGCCCCTTTGGCTAAAGTAATTCACGATAACTTCGGTATCGTAGAAGGTTTGATGACTACTGTACATGCTACAACGGCGACTCAAAAAACGGTTGACGGTCCTTCAGTGAAAGACTGGAGAGGTGGTAGAGCTGCTCTTAACAATATTATTCCTTCTTCTACAGGTGCTGCAAAAGCAGTAGGAAAAGTAATTCCTTCATTGAACGGAAAATTGACTGGTATGTCTTTCAGAGTACCAACTGTTGATGTTTCTGTAGTAGATTTAACGGTAAGAATCGAAAAAGCGGCTTCTTATGAAGAAATCTGTGCAGTGATCAAAGCTGCTTCTGAAGGTGAATTGAAAGGTATTCTTGGATACACTGAAGATGCTGTAGTTTCTCAGGATTTCATCGGAGACAAGAGAACTTCAATCTTCGATAAAGATGCTGGTATTATGCTTTCTCCTAACTTTGTAAAGCTTGTTTCTTGGTATGACAACGAAATGGGTTACTCAAACAAATTAGTTGATATGTTGATCCACGCTTCTTCTTTAACTAAATAA
- a CDS encoding mechanosensitive ion channel family protein → MEYGLSYVDTVYKVLQNWYIAFAKLTPKLVVGILVFTFFLMTSKYLSKLAVKIMHKLFPKSKNEGSVITIINVFRFIIILMGTFIALEIMGFSGFLWKFIGSLGVAGVIAGVALKDLVSSIFSGMLIGIDKAFKVGDYITIGNHSGTVQDIGFLTTKLITDDGKKAYIPNQVIFNAPFYNITASPQRRIILDFEIPADEDIVKAQESINHVILSQEYIDKQDKVEVIFTSLKQGVFNLQVKFWMKVGENLAHVKSDILMKIKGSLDEQGIPLVTPTSINITNTPAPEPPKENIES, encoded by the coding sequence ATGGAATATGGATTAAGCTATGTAGATACCGTTTATAAAGTTTTACAGAATTGGTACATCGCTTTTGCGAAACTCACACCAAAGCTGGTAGTAGGGATTCTTGTTTTCACATTTTTCTTAATGACAAGCAAATACCTGAGTAAACTTGCGGTAAAAATAATGCACAAACTTTTTCCTAAAAGTAAAAATGAAGGATCTGTCATTACCATTATCAATGTTTTCAGATTTATCATTATCCTTATGGGAACCTTCATTGCTCTGGAAATCATGGGATTCAGCGGATTTCTCTGGAAATTTATCGGAAGTTTAGGGGTAGCAGGGGTTATTGCAGGGGTTGCTTTGAAAGATTTGGTTTCAAGTATATTTTCAGGAATGCTGATCGGAATTGATAAAGCATTTAAAGTCGGAGATTATATCACCATCGGAAATCATTCCGGAACGGTGCAGGATATTGGTTTTTTAACTACAAAGCTAATTACCGACGATGGAAAGAAGGCCTACATCCCGAATCAGGTAATATTTAATGCTCCTTTTTACAATATTACTGCATCGCCGCAGCGAAGAATTATTTTAGATTTTGAAATTCCGGCGGATGAAGATATCGTGAAAGCACAGGAAAGCATTAATCATGTTATTCTCAGTCAGGAATATATTGATAAGCAGGATAAAGTGGAAGTTATTTTTACAAGTTTAAAACAAGGAGTTTTTAATTTACAGGTGAAATTTTGGATGAAAGTCGGTGAAAATCTAGCTCACGTAAAAAGTGATATTTTAATGAAAATTAAAGGCAGCCTTGACGAGCAGGGAATTCCGTTAGTAACTCCGACGAGCATTAACATCACCAATACTCCGGCGCCTGAACCACCGAAAGAAAATATTGAATCGTGA
- a CDS encoding peroxiredoxin yields MSIKLGDTAPNFQAESTAGNIDFYEYLGDSWGILFSHPADYTPVCTTELGYTAKLKSDFDQRDTKVIALSVDGVEDHKNWIKDINETQNTEVQFPIIADKDRKVSELYDFIHPNASLTATVRSLLIIDPSKKVRLIITYPASTGRNFNEILRVLDSLQLVDSHKIATPANWYNGDDVIIPPSISTEDAKNIFPKGVTEIKPYLRFTPQPNQ; encoded by the coding sequence ATGTCAATCAAACTAGGAGATACCGCACCCAACTTTCAGGCAGAATCTACTGCAGGAAATATAGACTTTTACGAATATCTTGGAGATTCTTGGGGAATTTTATTTTCCCATCCCGCAGATTATACTCCGGTTTGTACGACTGAATTGGGTTACACCGCAAAACTGAAATCAGATTTTGATCAAAGAGATACAAAAGTAATCGCACTAAGTGTAGATGGAGTAGAAGATCACAAAAACTGGATTAAAGACATCAACGAAACTCAAAATACGGAAGTGCAGTTTCCCATCATTGCAGATAAAGACAGAAAAGTTTCAGAGCTTTATGATTTCATTCATCCAAATGCTTCTTTAACTGCGACGGTTCGTTCTTTATTAATTATTGATCCTTCTAAAAAAGTGAGATTAATTATTACTTACCCTGCTTCAACGGGAAGAAATTTCAATGAGATTCTTCGAGTTTTAGACTCATTACAGTTGGTGGATTCTCACAAAATTGCAACTCCTGCAAATTGGTATAATGGTGATGATGTGATTATTCCGCCATCAATTTCTACCGAAGATGCGAAAAATATTTTCCCGAAAGGTGTTACTGAGATTAAACCGTATCTGCGTTTTACTCCTCAACCTAACCAATAA
- a CDS encoding PepSY domain-containing protein — protein sequence MDKIKDTRSFMRITHRYLGFFMAGIMAIYALSGILLVYRDTDFLKKEKLYDKVIAKNLSEKELEKELKMKNLEINKIENSILYFKDGTYNSATGRAKYTKKELPFVIDKMTKLHKAKSADTLSPLNAFFGVCLFFFVVSSFWMFNTKSKPFKRGIKFAVAGLIVSIILLFI from the coding sequence ATGGATAAGATAAAGGACACCAGAAGTTTTATGAGAATCACTCACCGCTATTTAGGATTCTTCATGGCCGGAATAATGGCGATTTACGCACTAAGCGGAATTCTTTTGGTTTACAGAGATACCGATTTTCTGAAAAAAGAAAAACTGTATGATAAAGTGATTGCTAAAAATCTTTCTGAAAAAGAATTGGAGAAAGAATTGAAGATGAAGAATCTTGAAATAAACAAGATTGAAAATAGTATTTTATATTTCAAAGACGGAACATACAATTCTGCGACGGGACGGGCAAAATACACAAAAAAAGAACTTCCTTTTGTGATCGATAAAATGACCAAGCTTCACAAAGCAAAATCTGCTGACACACTTTCACCACTGAATGCTTTTTTCGGAGTATGTCTTTTTTTCTTCGTCGTCTCAAGTTTTTGGATGTTTAATACGAAAAGTAAACCTTTCAAGCGAGGAATTAAATTCGCTGTGGCAGGTCTTATCGTTTCCATTATTTTATTGTTTATTTAA
- a CDS encoding TonB-dependent siderophore receptor, with product MKRRIISLGLIAITSSIGAQMRYNSENDTIRIQTIEDVNLHKTGNPNTAKPATTKSNLTVMENPQAISIVTHEIIEQQQAKQLSDVLQNVNGVYVTSSRGGSQDSFGGRGFIFGNDNIYKNGARVNSGVFPEVSGLERVEVLKGATAMLYGNAAAGGIINLVTKKPKFNFGGMVGLNAGSWNSYKPTVDIYGPISKNVAFRINGTYEYAESFRDVVKSTKYYFNPSFLFNLGEKSQLIIEADYLKNDFTPDFGIGSITERDQSYKLIDWLPRNTFFGTDWQYQNVQQASTNVTFNHQINDKWTLNASASYQNYTKDYFSTERTQWAYASPTATSLSWNSPLNKTYNEQNYGSAQINVNGDFNTGKINHKVLIGADADYGQSDANAYNLIKAPTNILYLDDPSSWDNGSLAMPDSNLNTKTRTKTRRVGVYAQDFISLTKEFKVLAGLRWSYIENMPSLLTRFTTNVKTEVLNSATSDNAFSPKVGFVYMPNDHFSAFATYTNSFATNAGYTSDAVNNLDTSGSLTQVQSRVAILPKQGIKPTTVDQYEVGVKKNIWNNALAVNVTLYQILYHNFYQNFFYTDASGTVQTPDTNLKEFAGKMRSRGVEVDITGNPTENISIIGGFSYNNSVYLDTPEKGFVEKQRLVRTPATTANASVFYKFTNYVPGLKAGIGVYYIGDRIAGWNDSKSTNITRKDVSRMMDLKDYTTVSLSVGYDWKKFSLQGRVGNLFDVVNYNVHENYSVNPITPRNYYFTLTYRL from the coding sequence ATGAAAAGAAGGATTATCTCCTTAGGTCTTATCGCTATCACATCATCTATTGGTGCTCAGATGAGATATAATTCTGAAAACGACACCATCAGAATTCAGACAATTGAAGATGTGAACCTTCATAAAACAGGGAATCCCAATACAGCGAAACCGGCTACTACAAAATCTAATCTTACGGTAATGGAAAATCCACAGGCGATTTCTATTGTTACCCATGAGATTATTGAACAGCAGCAGGCAAAACAGTTAAGCGATGTTCTTCAAAATGTAAATGGAGTTTACGTAACCTCTTCCAGAGGCGGATCACAAGACAGCTTCGGGGGTCGTGGTTTTATTTTCGGTAACGATAATATCTATAAAAACGGAGCCAGAGTAAACAGTGGAGTTTTCCCTGAGGTAAGCGGACTAGAGAGGGTGGAAGTTTTGAAAGGGGCAACTGCAATGCTTTACGGAAATGCAGCAGCAGGAGGCATCATCAATTTGGTTACTAAAAAACCTAAATTTAATTTTGGAGGCATGGTTGGATTAAATGCCGGAAGCTGGAATTCTTATAAACCTACGGTTGACATCTACGGACCTATTTCAAAAAACGTGGCATTCAGAATCAACGGTACTTACGAGTATGCAGAAAGTTTCAGAGATGTCGTAAAGTCTACAAAATATTATTTCAATCCTTCATTTTTATTCAATTTAGGAGAAAAATCACAGTTGATCATTGAGGCTGATTATCTTAAAAATGATTTTACTCCTGATTTCGGAATCGGATCAATTACTGAGAGAGATCAAAGTTACAAACTGATTGACTGGCTTCCTAGAAATACTTTTTTCGGAACCGACTGGCAATATCAAAATGTGCAGCAGGCATCAACCAACGTAACATTCAATCATCAAATCAATGACAAATGGACGTTGAATGCTTCTGCATCATATCAAAATTATACGAAAGATTACTTTTCAACAGAAAGAACACAATGGGCTTATGCATCTCCCACTGCGACAAGCTTATCCTGGAACAGTCCTTTAAACAAAACCTATAACGAACAAAACTATGGTTCTGCACAGATCAACGTAAATGGAGATTTCAATACAGGAAAGATCAATCATAAAGTTTTGATTGGTGCAGATGCAGACTATGGACAATCTGATGCGAATGCTTACAATTTGATAAAAGCTCCCACGAACATCTTGTACTTGGATGACCCGAGTTCTTGGGATAATGGAAGCTTAGCAATGCCCGATTCTAATTTAAATACTAAAACCAGAACAAAAACAAGAAGAGTAGGTGTTTATGCTCAGGATTTTATTAGCTTAACAAAAGAATTTAAAGTACTTGCAGGACTTCGTTGGTCATATATTGAAAATATGCCTAGTTTACTAACCCGTTTTACCACAAATGTAAAAACTGAAGTATTAAATTCCGCAACATCTGACAATGCTTTCTCGCCAAAAGTAGGTTTTGTTTATATGCCAAATGATCATTTTTCAGCATTTGCGACCTATACCAATTCATTTGCGACCAATGCAGGTTACACTTCTGATGCCGTTAACAACTTAGATACTTCAGGATCTCTAACACAGGTACAAAGCAGAGTAGCAATATTACCTAAACAAGGGATAAAGCCTACCACCGTAGATCAGTATGAAGTTGGTGTAAAGAAAAACATCTGGAACAATGCTTTAGCGGTTAATGTTACGCTTTATCAGATTCTATATCATAACTTTTATCAGAATTTCTTCTATACTGATGCTTCAGGAACAGTACAAACGCCAGACACCAATTTAAAAGAGTTCGCAGGAAAAATGAGAAGCCGTGGTGTGGAAGTAGATATTACAGGAAATCCTACAGAAAATATTTCGATCATCGGAGGTTTTTCATACAACAACTCTGTCTATTTAGACACACCTGAAAAAGGATTTGTAGAAAAACAAAGATTGGTGAGAACGCCAGCTACAACGGCTAATGCATCTGTATTTTATAAATTCACCAACTATGTTCCTGGTCTGAAAGCCGGAATCGGAGTTTATTATATTGGAGATAGAATTGCAGGTTGGAATGACTCAAAATCTACGAATATCACCAGAAAAGACGTAAGTAGAATGATGGATTTGAAGGACTACACAACCGTTTCATTATCTGTAGGATATGACTGGAAAAAATTCTCATTACAAGGAAGAGTCGGCAACTTGTTTGATGTAGTCAACTACAATGTTCACGAAAATTACTCAGTGAACCCGATTACACCAAGAAACTACTATTTCACATTAACATACAGACTTTAA
- a CDS encoding Gfo/Idh/MocA family oxidoreductase: protein MQLVKVGLCAYGMSGKVFHAPFLKEHPGFFMSAIVERSKEESKEKYPDATIYRSVEEMLQSADIDVVVINTPVQTHFEFTKMALEAGKNVIVEKPFTVNVAEAEELVRLAESKNLFLSVYQNRRFDRDYLQVQKVISEGKLGTIKEVEIRFDRFRTEPSAKEHKENPELNGSGSVHDLGSHLVDQATQFFGFPEKLFADVFSMKGEEFANDYFEILLYYKDEVRVRLKSSVFSKEEHFAYKIHGDKGSFLQERTDDQENELVAGAIPTYGKDWMQPLKESDGILNYLDENSETKRILTSSQPGNYMNYYQQIYEHIVFGYALPSLGNEVVQNMKIIEAALESSKKGKIIDLN, encoded by the coding sequence ATGCAATTGGTAAAAGTGGGTCTTTGTGCCTATGGAATGAGTGGAAAGGTTTTTCATGCTCCGTTTTTAAAAGAACATCCGGGATTTTTTATGTCTGCAATTGTAGAAAGGTCAAAAGAAGAATCGAAAGAAAAATATCCTGATGCTACCATCTATCGTTCGGTTGAAGAAATGCTCCAAAGTGCCGACATTGATGTCGTTGTAATAAATACTCCGGTTCAGACTCATTTTGAGTTTACAAAAATGGCATTAGAAGCCGGAAAAAATGTTATTGTAGAAAAACCATTTACAGTAAATGTTGCAGAAGCTGAAGAATTGGTGAGACTGGCCGAATCAAAAAATCTGTTTTTAAGTGTTTATCAGAACAGAAGATTTGATCGTGATTATCTTCAGGTGCAAAAAGTAATTTCGGAAGGGAAATTAGGAACAATCAAAGAGGTTGAAATCCGTTTTGACAGATTCAGAACCGAACCAAGTGCAAAAGAGCATAAAGAAAATCCTGAATTAAACGGCTCTGGCTCCGTTCATGATTTAGGGTCGCATCTTGTGGATCAGGCAACACAGTTTTTCGGTTTTCCTGAAAAGTTGTTTGCAGACGTATTTTCGATGAAAGGAGAGGAGTTTGCCAATGATTATTTTGAAATTTTGCTGTATTATAAAGATGAGGTAAGGGTGAGATTAAAATCTTCAGTTTTTAGTAAAGAAGAGCATTTTGCGTACAAAATTCACGGAGATAAAGGAAGTTTTTTACAAGAAAGAACGGATGATCAGGAAAATGAGCTGGTTGCCGGAGCAATCCCGACCTACGGAAAAGACTGGATGCAGCCTCTGAAAGAATCTGACGGAATTCTGAATTATTTGGATGAAAACTCAGAAACGAAAAGGATTTTGACCTCAAGCCAACCTGGAAATTACATGAATTATTACCAGCAGATCTATGAACATATTGTTTTCGGATACGCTTTGCCTTCACTAGGAAATGAAGTTGTTCAAAACATGAAAATCATCGAAGCTGCTTTGGAGAGTTCCAAAAAAGGAAAAATTATTGATTTAAATTAA
- a CDS encoding ABC-F family ATP-binding cassette domain-containing protein, with protein MNYVAAENLTKSYGIKTLFKNISFNINEGDKIAIVAKNGSGKSTLLKILMGKEIADSGSVIINKDIQVVLFDQEIDFESDLTIEEFMMTLDSAPILALKKYHHALLSGNPDEMETALAEMEIHKAWDLENEMSQILSQLKITDLTAKMGMLSGGQIKRVALAKLLTETRAEHRHTLLIMDEPTNHLDVEMVEWLESYLNKAKITLLLVTHDRYFLDAVCGIIWEMEDQNLYFHNGSYATYLENKMIREDNMNSTIDKAQNLYRKELEWMRRQPKARTTKSKSRQDDFYETEKVAKTDTRKESLELDFEMKRLGNKILELKDISKSYGDKLLLKDFSYSFQRGEKVGIVGKNGAGKSTLLNIIQGFEPKDSGEIETGETIKFGYFSQKGLKYKEEERVIDFIKDISENFPLANGRTITASQFLRLFLFDDQTQYSPISKLSGGEKRRLHLMYILYQNPNFLIFDEPTNDLDLPTLTVLENFLLNFQGSLIIVSHDRYFMDRIVDHILAFEGEGKIKDFIGNFSEYRENKKLEAGSQKQEEKKAKPAVEKVAEVKIETPALNPQAPKKKLSFKEQRELETIEKEIPEFEAKRAAILEQLNNEADYEKISKLSAELESLSEKLENHEMRWLELQD; from the coding sequence ATGAATTACGTTGCGGCTGAGAATCTTACAAAATCTTACGGGATCAAAACTCTTTTTAAAAACATTTCTTTCAACATCAATGAAGGCGACAAAATTGCCATTGTTGCCAAAAACGGAAGCGGAAAATCTACCCTGCTAAAAATTTTAATGGGGAAAGAAATTGCAGACAGCGGCTCGGTAATCATTAATAAAGATATTCAGGTGGTTTTATTTGATCAGGAAATTGATTTTGAATCTGACCTGACAATCGAAGAATTTATGATGACTTTAGATTCTGCACCAATTTTGGCTTTAAAAAAATATCATCATGCTTTGCTATCTGGAAATCCAGATGAGATGGAAACTGCACTAGCTGAAATGGAAATTCACAAAGCCTGGGATCTTGAAAATGAAATGAGCCAAATTCTGTCTCAGCTTAAAATCACAGACCTAACTGCCAAAATGGGAATGCTTTCCGGTGGACAGATCAAACGTGTTGCATTAGCAAAACTTTTAACAGAAACCAGAGCCGAACACCGCCACACCCTTTTAATCATGGATGAGCCGACGAACCACCTTGATGTAGAAATGGTAGAATGGCTTGAAAGTTATTTGAATAAAGCCAAAATCACTCTTCTTTTGGTAACTCACGACCGATATTTTCTTGATGCAGTCTGCGGAATTATCTGGGAAATGGAAGATCAGAATCTATATTTTCACAATGGTTCTTACGCCACTTATCTGGAGAATAAAATGATTCGTGAGGATAATATGAACTCAACCATCGACAAAGCACAAAATCTTTACAGAAAAGAATTGGAGTGGATGCGAAGACAGCCGAAAGCGAGAACTACAAAATCGAAATCTCGACAAGACGATTTCTACGAAACTGAAAAAGTAGCCAAAACCGATACCCGAAAAGAATCTCTGGAGCTTGATTTTGAAATGAAAAGATTGGGTAACAAAATTCTCGAACTTAAAGACATTTCTAAAAGTTATGGTGATAAATTATTGCTGAAAGATTTCAGTTATTCGTTCCAACGTGGCGAGAAGGTAGGAATTGTAGGAAAAAACGGTGCAGGAAAATCTACTTTACTAAATATTATCCAAGGCTTTGAACCAAAAGATTCAGGAGAAATTGAAACGGGAGAAACGATCAAATTTGGATACTTTTCTCAAAAAGGTCTTAAATATAAAGAAGAAGAACGTGTAATTGATTTCATTAAAGATATTTCAGAAAACTTCCCTTTAGCAAACGGAAGAACGATTACGGCATCACAGTTTTTAAGATTATTCTTATTTGATGATCAAACACAGTATTCTCCGATCTCAAAGCTTTCCGGAGGTGAAAAAAGAAGACTGCATTTGATGTATATTCTGTATCAAAATCCAAACTTTTTGATTTTTGATGAACCTACGAATGATCTTGATCTTCCGACTTTGACGGTTTTGGAGAATTTCCTTTTAAATTTCCAGGGGAGTTTGATTATTGTTTCTCACGACAGATATTTTATGGACAGAATTGTTGATCATATCTTGGCGTTTGAAGGTGAAGGGAAAATCAAAGACTTTATCGGAAACTTCTCAGAATACAGAGAAAATAAAAAGCTGGAAGCAGGAAGTCAGAAGCAGGAAGAGAAAAAAGCTAAACCTGCGGTTGAAAAAGTTGCTGAAGTAAAAATTGAAACTCCCGCTTTAAATCCTCAGGCTCCGAAAAAGAAATTGTCTTTCAAAGAACAACGTGAGCTGGAAACGATTGAAAAAGAAATTCCTGAATTTGAAGCTAAAAGAGCAGCAATTTTGGAGCAACTTAATAACGAAGCTGATTACGAGAAAATTTCAAAACTTTCTGCTGAGCTGGAAAGTCTTTCCGAAAAACTCGAAAACCACGAAATGAGATGGCTTGAGCTTCAGGACTAA
- a CDS encoding DUF1761 domain-containing protein, giving the protein MLQINFLAILFASLVPLIMGFIWYNPKVFGKAWMRECGLTEEKMKGANMGMVFIVSIILSILIGFFLQLVTIHQFGAMGMIGGDENLAKPSYMAFMHDYGTAFRSFGHGALHSFMTGIFFVFPLIAINAMFERKSWKYIFINTGYWTITITIMGGIICGWYAIDGFNLVTPK; this is encoded by the coding sequence ATGTTACAAATTAACTTTCTGGCAATACTTTTTGCCTCTTTAGTCCCGTTGATCATGGGATTTATCTGGTACAATCCAAAAGTTTTTGGTAAAGCCTGGATGAGAGAATGTGGTCTGACAGAAGAAAAAATGAAGGGCGCAAACATGGGAATGGTGTTTATTGTTTCCATTATTTTATCGATTTTGATAGGTTTTTTTCTGCAGCTGGTCACCATTCATCAATTTGGCGCAATGGGAATGATTGGCGGTGATGAAAACTTAGCTAAACCTTCTTACATGGCATTTATGCATGATTATGGTACGGCTTTCAGATCATTTGGTCATGGAGCTTTGCATTCATTTATGACCGGAATTTTCTTCGTTTTCCCTTTGATAGCTATCAACGCAATGTTTGAAAGAAAATCATGGAAGTACATTTTCATCAATACCGGTTATTGGACGATTACTATCACCATAATGGGCGGAATCATCTGCGGTTGGTACGCTATCGACGGATTTAATCTAGTGACGCCAAAATAA